GGAGAGGACTAAGGTGAGGGTGAGCTTTTTTTGCTCAGACAAAACTTTTCTCCCTCCCCTTAATCCCCTCCCGCTAGGAGGGGGTTATAAAATCAAACAATTCAAAACAAATTAATTAATAGGGCCGAGAGGTTCGCCGCCTAACACATGCACATGCAAGTGAAAAATTTCCTGACGCGAATCTTTTCCAGAATTGATCAGCGTGCGGAATCCGGTAACATCAACGCCAGTGATTTGTGCAACATGTTGAACCGCTTCAAGAAGATGTGCAAACACTTCT
The genomic region above belongs to Deltaproteobacteria bacterium CG11_big_fil_rev_8_21_14_0_20_42_23 and contains:
- a CDS encoding histidine triad nucleotide-binding protein, with amino-acid sequence MKNCLFCKIANKEIAAEIIYENEHVVAFNDINPAANTHVLVVPKEHFTSVVDVKNAEVFAHLLEAVQHVAQITGVDVTGFRTLINSGKDSRQEIFHLHVHVLGGEPLGPIN